A single genomic interval of Microbacterium sp. zg-Y1090 harbors:
- a CDS encoding beta-ketoacyl-ACP synthase III, producing MSVTLRQASGPAHTRIYAYGAARGEIAVPNDDLIGPIDSSDEWIRQRTGIVTRTRAVAGTTAVDLAADAAAEAVARSGVDPAAIDAVIVATVSNPKQTPSVSAIVADRIGANPAAAYDVNAACAGFAYAVAQADALIRAGAAHYAVVVGAEKLSDIVDPTDRSISFLLGDGAGAVVIGPSETPGIGPTVWGSDGSKADAVGMNHTLVDFRDGKAPWPTLRQEGPTVFRWAVWEMVKVARQALEEAGVTADDLAAFVPHQANMRIIDEFAKQLKLPESVVIGRDIETTGNTSAASIPLATHRLLEEHPELSGGLALQIGFGAGLVFGAQVVVLP from the coding sequence ATGAGCGTGACCCTCCGCCAGGCCTCCGGGCCCGCCCACACCCGCATCTACGCCTACGGCGCGGCCCGCGGCGAGATCGCGGTGCCCAACGACGACCTCATCGGCCCCATCGACTCGAGCGACGAGTGGATCCGCCAGCGGACCGGCATCGTCACCCGCACGCGCGCCGTGGCCGGGACGACCGCCGTCGACCTGGCTGCCGACGCCGCCGCCGAGGCCGTGGCGCGTTCCGGCGTCGACCCGGCTGCGATCGACGCCGTGATCGTGGCGACCGTCTCCAACCCGAAGCAGACCCCCTCGGTGTCGGCCATCGTCGCCGACCGCATCGGCGCCAACCCCGCCGCGGCATACGACGTCAACGCCGCCTGCGCCGGGTTCGCCTACGCCGTCGCGCAGGCCGACGCCCTCATCCGCGCGGGAGCCGCCCACTACGCCGTCGTCGTCGGCGCCGAGAAGCTCAGCGACATCGTCGACCCCACCGACCGCTCGATCTCGTTCCTGCTCGGCGACGGCGCGGGCGCCGTGGTCATCGGGCCGAGCGAGACCCCCGGCATCGGCCCCACCGTCTGGGGGTCCGACGGCTCCAAGGCCGATGCGGTCGGGATGAACCACACGCTCGTGGACTTCCGCGACGGCAAAGCGCCGTGGCCGACGCTCCGCCAGGAGGGGCCCACGGTGTTCCGCTGGGCCGTCTGGGAGATGGTGAAGGTGGCACGCCAGGCCCTGGAAGAGGCCGGCGTCACCGCTGACGATCTCGCCGCGTTCGTGCCGCACCAGGCGAACATGCGGATCATCGACGAGTTCGCCAAGCAGCTGAAGCTGCCGGAGTCGGTCGTGATCGGTCGCGACATCGAGACGACGGGCAACACCTCCGCGGCATCCATCCCCCTCGCCACCCACCGGCTGCTCGAGGAGCATCCCGAGCTGTCGGGCGGACTCGCGCTGCAGATCGGCTTCGGCGCCGGCCTGGTGTTCGGCGCGCAGGTGGTCGTGCTGCCCTGA
- a CDS encoding DMT family transporter gives MWEVGIGDVGDQLVGAFQNPGLLLGIPLALAGAVFMSFGAQYQHRGVAKVERLSGTDGSTGLTGGQLRQLLARPSWVVGTLMLGLAIVCQLGALAFAPLIVVQPLGAVALVITTLLNAHYTGHAPTRRSLLAIIACVGGIFWFVIVAALFAVEQTVTNRQLITVLVILAVVAAALVASWLLVRRRHGIRALFYILAAGIVYGFVATLAKIVIKRIQSGDFEWLTVLCIAALLAGTALGAYFVQTAYSSGPPDLVIAGLTVVDPMVAVLIGLLVLGEGAAVPVWGFVMFAMAGAIAIWGVMTLARYHPQVISESQELPFLRGSSKDADSGADEDPRA, from the coding sequence ATGTGGGAGGTGGGTATCGGGGACGTCGGCGATCAGCTCGTCGGCGCGTTCCAGAACCCGGGTCTGTTGTTGGGAATCCCGCTGGCGTTGGCCGGCGCGGTCTTCATGTCGTTCGGTGCCCAGTACCAGCACCGCGGCGTGGCGAAGGTCGAGCGGCTGAGCGGCACCGACGGGTCGACGGGCCTGACGGGCGGGCAGCTGCGTCAGCTGCTCGCGAGGCCGTCGTGGGTGGTCGGCACGCTGATGCTCGGGCTGGCGATCGTCTGCCAGCTCGGCGCTCTCGCGTTCGCCCCGCTCATCGTCGTGCAGCCCCTCGGCGCGGTGGCGCTGGTCATCACGACCCTGCTCAACGCGCACTACACCGGTCACGCACCGACGAGGCGCTCGCTGCTCGCGATCATCGCGTGCGTCGGCGGCATCTTCTGGTTCGTCATCGTGGCGGCGCTGTTCGCGGTGGAGCAGACCGTGACCAACCGCCAGCTGATCACCGTGCTCGTGATCCTCGCGGTCGTCGCGGCCGCGCTCGTCGCGTCGTGGCTGCTGGTGCGCCGCCGCCACGGCATCCGGGCCCTCTTCTACATCCTCGCCGCCGGCATCGTCTACGGCTTCGTGGCGACACTCGCGAAGATCGTCATCAAGCGCATCCAGTCCGGCGACTTCGAGTGGCTCACGGTGCTGTGCATCGCCGCCCTGCTCGCCGGCACCGCTCTGGGCGCCTACTTCGTGCAGACCGCCTACTCGTCGGGCCCGCCCGACCTGGTCATCGCCGGCCTCACCGTGGTCGACCCGATGGTCGCCGTGCTGATCGGCCTGCTGGTGCTGGGTGAAGGCGCCGCGGTGCCGGTCTGGGGCTTCGTCATGTTCGCCATGGCCGGTGCCATCGCGATCTGGGGTGTCATGACGCTGGCTCGCTACCATCCCCAGGTGATCTCCGAGAGCCAGGAGCTGCCGTTCCTGCGCGGCAGCTCGAAGGATGCCGACAGCGGCGCCGACGAGGATCCGCGGGCCTGA
- a CDS encoding ACP S-malonyltransferase, with translation MIIAVFPGQGSQTPGFLSPWLDVDGARERLQAASDAAGVDLLAAGTEWDADRIRDTAVAQPLIVAASLLSWDALVAHAPARPAGVAGHSVGEISALVAAGVLTEHEGMRLVGIRGRAMADAAAAEQSGMSAVIGGDQDAVVARLSELDLAPANYNGGGQIVAAGASAALAELAATPVAGTRVIPLQVAGAFHTRYMLPAVETLRTAAADVQPADPAVTLWTNHDGSTVSGGREALDLLVAQVASPVRWDLCMASFAEHGVTGIIELSPAGTLTGLAKRALRGVPTVAVKTPDDLAAAAAMLGA, from the coding sequence GTGATCATCGCCGTCTTCCCCGGTCAGGGCTCGCAGACCCCCGGGTTCCTCTCCCCCTGGCTGGACGTCGACGGCGCGCGCGAGCGCCTGCAGGCCGCGTCCGACGCGGCGGGCGTCGACCTGCTCGCCGCCGGCACCGAATGGGATGCCGATCGCATCCGCGACACCGCCGTGGCCCAGCCGCTCATCGTCGCTGCGAGCCTGCTGTCCTGGGACGCGCTCGTCGCGCACGCGCCGGCGCGCCCTGCCGGCGTCGCCGGGCACTCGGTCGGCGAGATCTCTGCCCTGGTGGCGGCCGGCGTGCTCACCGAGCACGAGGGTATGCGGCTGGTCGGCATCCGCGGGCGGGCGATGGCCGATGCCGCTGCGGCAGAGCAGTCCGGCATGAGCGCGGTCATCGGCGGCGACCAGGATGCCGTCGTGGCGCGTCTGTCGGAACTCGACCTCGCGCCCGCGAACTACAACGGCGGCGGCCAGATCGTCGCCGCGGGCGCTTCGGCCGCGCTGGCTGAACTCGCCGCCACCCCCGTGGCCGGCACCCGGGTCATCCCGCTGCAGGTGGCCGGCGCGTTCCACACCCGATACATGCTTCCCGCCGTCGAGACGCTGCGCACCGCTGCGGCCGACGTGCAGCCCGCCGACCCGGCGGTGACACTGTGGACCAACCACGACGGCTCCACGGTCAGCGGCGGCCGCGAAGCGCTCGATCTGCTGGTGGCCCAGGTCGCCTCGCCTGTCCGGTGGGACCTCTGCATGGCATCCTTCGCCGAGCACGGCGTGACCGGCATCATCGAACTCTCCCCCGCCGGTACGCTGACGGGACTGGCCAAGCGGGCGCTGCGCGGCGTGCCGACGGTGGCCGTGAAGACCCCCGACGACCTGGCCGCCGCGGCGGCCATGCTGGGAGCATGA
- a CDS encoding DUF3145 domain-containing protein gives MATPQARGVIYVHSAPRALCPHLEWAVGRVLGRAVSFEWAEQPVLSGTRRAEFYWEAPAGTGAALATAIRGWEHLRFEVSEDPTPRSDGGRWLHTPGLGIHFAQTDTAGNIVIGEDRVRYAMEVAGGDPVELQRELLVALGSAWDEELEPFRHASDDAPVVWLHKVG, from the coding sequence ATGGCGACACCACAAGCGCGCGGAGTGATCTATGTTCACTCGGCGCCGCGTGCGTTGTGCCCGCACCTGGAGTGGGCGGTCGGTCGGGTTCTCGGCCGCGCCGTGAGCTTCGAGTGGGCGGAGCAGCCCGTGCTCTCGGGCACGCGCCGCGCCGAGTTCTACTGGGAAGCCCCCGCCGGCACCGGAGCGGCGCTGGCGACGGCGATCCGCGGCTGGGAGCATCTTCGGTTCGAGGTCAGCGAGGATCCCACACCCCGCAGCGACGGCGGCCGGTGGTTGCACACGCCCGGCCTCGGCATCCACTTCGCCCAGACCGATACCGCCGGCAACATCGTGATCGGCGAGGACCGCGTGCGCTACGCGATGGAGGTCGCCGGCGGCGATCCGGTCGAACTGCAGCGAGAGCTGCTGGTGGCGCTCGGGTCGGCGTGGGATGAGGAGCTGGAGCCGTTCCGGCATGCGAGCGACGACGCGCCCGTCGTCTGGCTGCACAAGGTGGGCTGA
- a CDS encoding PucR family transcriptional regulator, whose product MSAAPTASEKAETLAWLRRISGDLATATIKRLEDTLPWYAEMPPARRSAVGLVAQAGITSFIQWYDDPTSTPWIAADIFAAAPRELLRSVSLTQTLQLIRVTVAVTEERVAGRDEDLREAILLYSREVAFAAADVYARAAEARGLWDARLEALVVDSILTGETDEELPSRIAALGWHGHGEVAVLVGTTPPQFDVDQVRRMARKLDVDVLIGVQGSRLVLVLGRSQPPGKEESSEPEMPFPEIAQRLEPCFGPGYLVLGPAVPALVEASQSARAALAGFAVARAWRNAPRPVEADDLLPERALAGDSVAKQTLVERIYRPLQAHSTDLVATLWSYLDNGRSLEATARELFVHPNTVRYRLKRVSDVIGWDATGPREALILQTALILGSIGTDAARRRPAPHRRQHA is encoded by the coding sequence ATGTCCGCCGCCCCCACCGCATCGGAGAAGGCCGAGACGCTCGCTTGGCTGCGGCGCATCTCGGGCGACCTCGCGACGGCGACCATCAAGCGACTGGAGGACACGCTCCCCTGGTACGCGGAGATGCCGCCGGCGCGACGGTCGGCGGTGGGGCTGGTGGCGCAGGCCGGCATCACGTCGTTCATCCAGTGGTACGACGACCCGACGTCCACACCCTGGATCGCGGCGGACATCTTCGCCGCGGCGCCGCGTGAACTGCTGCGCAGTGTCAGCCTGACCCAGACGTTGCAGCTGATCCGCGTGACGGTCGCCGTGACCGAGGAGCGTGTGGCCGGTCGCGACGAGGATCTGCGCGAGGCGATCCTGCTCTACTCGCGCGAGGTCGCCTTCGCCGCGGCCGACGTCTACGCCCGTGCCGCCGAGGCGCGCGGCCTGTGGGATGCGCGGCTCGAGGCACTGGTGGTGGACTCGATCCTCACCGGTGAGACCGACGAGGAACTGCCGAGTCGCATCGCCGCCCTCGGGTGGCACGGCCACGGCGAGGTCGCGGTGCTCGTGGGCACCACGCCCCCGCAGTTCGACGTCGACCAGGTGCGGCGCATGGCGCGCAAGCTCGACGTCGACGTGCTGATCGGCGTGCAGGGCTCCCGCCTCGTGCTGGTGCTCGGTCGCTCGCAGCCGCCCGGCAAGGAGGAGTCCTCCGAGCCGGAGATGCCCTTCCCCGAGATCGCGCAGCGCCTGGAGCCGTGCTTCGGCCCTGGCTATCTCGTGCTCGGCCCGGCCGTGCCCGCGCTGGTCGAAGCGAGCCAGAGCGCCCGCGCTGCCCTCGCCGGGTTCGCCGTGGCGCGCGCGTGGCGCAACGCTCCGCGGCCTGTCGAAGCCGACGATCTGCTTCCCGAGCGCGCCCTCGCCGGCGACTCGGTAGCCAAGCAGACGCTCGTCGAGCGCATCTACCGCCCGCTGCAGGCTCACAGCACCGACCTGGTGGCGACGCTGTGGAGCTATCTCGACAACGGCAGGTCGCTCGAAGCGACCGCACGCGAGCTGTTCGTGCATCCGAACACCGTGCGATACCGGCTCAAGCGCGTCTCCGATGTCATCGGCTGGGATGCCACCGGCCCCCGCGAGGCGCTCATCCTGCAGACCGCGCTCATCCTGGGTTCGATCGGCACGGACGCGGCCCGCCGTCGGCCCGCACCGCACCGCCGCCAGCACGCGTGA
- the aceE gene encoding pyruvate dehydrogenase (acetyl-transferring), homodimeric type gives MTVNDQDPYSQEALDSDPEETSEWQESLSQLVDAKGSGRGREIMLSLLQKSHELQLNVPQVPTTDYINTIAPENEPEFPGDEELERRYRRWIRWNAAITVHRAQRPGIGVGGHISTYASSASLYEVGFNHFFRGLDDPSGGDQVFIQGHASPGIYARSFLEGRLSADQLDGFRQEASKAPNGIPSYPHPRLMPDYWQFPTVSMGLGPINAIYQAMTNKYLTNRGIKDASDSHVWAFLGDGEMDEVESRGQLQVAANEGLDNLTFVVNCNLQRLDGPVRGNGKIIQELESFFRGAGWNVIKVVWGRGWDELLSQDDEGALVRLMNTTPDGDFQTYRAEDGKFIRDHFFGRDERTAKMVEDWSDDDIWGKLRRGGLDYQKVYAAYKTALAHKGQPTVILAKTIKGYGLGHHFEGRNATHQMKKMTLEDLKHFRDSMRIPISDAQLEENPYLPPYYHPGMEDDTIRYMVERRRNLGGFLPERRSTHVPISLPDESAYALPKKGSGTQEIATTMAFVRLLKDLLRAKDFGHRIVPIIPDEARTFGIDAYFPTAKIYNPHGQNYTSVDRELLLAYKESPQGQILHVGINEAGAVAAFTNVGTSYATHGEPLIPVYVFYSMFGFQRTGDAQWAAGDQMARGFIIGATAGRTTLTGEGLQHADGHSHMLAATNPATVSYDPAFGYEIAHIVRSGLERMYGGSHPDPNVMYYLTVYNEPLVQPAEPEGVDVDGIVRGIHRISVGEGDGPRAQLLASGVGVPWAQEAQRLLKDDWGVIADVWSVTSWTELRRDGLAADEHNFLHPTEEPRTAYITEKLRDAQGPVVAVSDFMHAVQDQIRPWVPQRFATLGADGFGFSDTRPAARRFFKIDGPSIVVRTLQALADEGVVDRGLSAQAIEKYRLYDVTAGTSGNAGGES, from the coding sequence GTGACTGTCAACGATCAGGATCCGTACTCGCAGGAGGCCCTCGACAGCGACCCGGAGGAGACCTCCGAGTGGCAGGAGTCGCTCTCTCAGCTCGTCGATGCCAAGGGTTCCGGCCGCGGCCGCGAGATCATGCTCAGCCTGCTGCAGAAGTCGCACGAGCTGCAGCTGAACGTGCCGCAGGTGCCGACCACGGACTACATCAACACCATCGCGCCTGAGAACGAGCCCGAGTTCCCCGGCGACGAGGAGCTCGAACGCCGCTACCGCCGCTGGATCCGCTGGAACGCCGCCATCACGGTGCACCGCGCCCAGCGCCCGGGGATCGGTGTCGGCGGACACATCTCCACCTACGCCTCGTCCGCATCGCTGTACGAAGTCGGGTTCAACCACTTCTTCCGCGGGCTCGACGACCCGTCCGGCGGCGACCAGGTCTTCATCCAGGGCCACGCCTCCCCCGGCATCTACGCACGCTCGTTCCTCGAGGGACGCCTCAGCGCCGACCAGCTCGACGGGTTCCGCCAGGAGGCGTCCAAGGCGCCCAACGGCATCCCGTCCTACCCGCACCCTCGCCTCATGCCGGACTACTGGCAGTTCCCGACCGTGTCGATGGGCCTCGGGCCGATCAACGCGATCTACCAGGCGATGACGAACAAGTACCTGACGAACCGAGGGATCAAGGACGCCTCCGACTCCCACGTGTGGGCGTTCCTCGGCGACGGCGAGATGGACGAGGTCGAGAGCCGCGGACAGCTGCAGGTCGCAGCCAACGAGGGCCTCGACAACCTCACCTTCGTCGTCAACTGCAACCTGCAGCGCCTGGACGGCCCGGTCCGCGGCAACGGCAAGATCATCCAGGAGCTCGAGAGCTTCTTCCGCGGCGCCGGCTGGAACGTCATCAAGGTCGTCTGGGGCCGCGGCTGGGATGAGCTGCTGTCGCAGGACGACGAGGGCGCCCTGGTGCGTCTGATGAACACCACGCCCGACGGTGACTTCCAGACCTACCGCGCCGAGGACGGCAAGTTCATCCGCGACCACTTCTTCGGTCGCGACGAGCGCACGGCCAAGATGGTCGAGGACTGGTCCGACGACGACATCTGGGGCAAGCTCCGTCGCGGCGGGCTGGACTACCAGAAGGTCTACGCCGCCTACAAGACGGCGCTGGCGCACAAGGGCCAGCCGACGGTCATCCTGGCGAAGACCATCAAGGGCTACGGTCTGGGTCACCACTTCGAGGGACGCAATGCGACCCACCAGATGAAGAAGATGACCCTCGAAGACCTCAAGCACTTCCGCGACTCCATGCGCATCCCGATCTCGGACGCGCAACTCGAGGAGAACCCCTACCTGCCGCCGTACTACCACCCCGGCATGGAGGACGACACGATCCGCTACATGGTGGAGCGCCGCCGCAACCTGGGCGGCTTCCTGCCCGAGCGCCGCAGCACCCACGTGCCGATCAGCCTCCCCGACGAGAGCGCCTACGCGCTGCCGAAGAAGGGGTCGGGCACGCAGGAGATCGCCACGACGATGGCGTTCGTCCGCCTGCTCAAGGACCTGCTGCGCGCGAAGGACTTCGGCCACCGCATCGTCCCGATCATCCCGGACGAGGCGCGCACGTTCGGCATCGACGCGTACTTCCCGACGGCGAAGATCTACAACCCGCACGGGCAGAACTACACCTCCGTCGACCGCGAGCTGCTGCTGGCCTACAAGGAGAGCCCGCAGGGCCAGATCCTGCACGTCGGCATCAACGAGGCCGGCGCGGTGGCGGCGTTCACCAACGTGGGCACGTCGTACGCCACGCACGGCGAGCCGCTGATCCCGGTGTACGTCTTCTACTCGATGTTCGGCTTCCAGCGCACGGGCGACGCCCAGTGGGCCGCCGGCGACCAGATGGCGCGCGGATTCATCATCGGCGCGACCGCCGGCCGCACCACGCTCACCGGTGAGGGCCTGCAGCACGCGGACGGACACTCGCACATGCTGGCGGCCACCAACCCCGCCACCGTCTCGTACGACCCCGCGTTCGGCTACGAGATCGCGCACATCGTGCGCTCCGGTCTCGAGCGCATGTACGGCGGGTCGCACCCCGACCCCAACGTCATGTACTACCTCACGGTGTACAACGAGCCGCTGGTGCAGCCGGCCGAGCCCGAGGGCGTGGACGTGGACGGCATCGTCCGCGGCATCCACCGCATCTCGGTCGGCGAGGGCGACGGGCCGCGCGCACAGCTGCTCGCCTCGGGTGTCGGTGTGCCGTGGGCTCAGGAGGCGCAGCGCCTGCTGAAGGACGACTGGGGTGTGATCGCCGATGTGTGGTCGGTGACCTCGTGGACCGAGCTGCGCCGCGACGGCCTGGCCGCCGACGAGCACAACTTCCTGCACCCGACCGAGGAGCCGCGCACCGCGTACATCACCGAGAAGCTGCGCGACGCGCAGGGTCCGGTCGTCGCGGTCAGCGACTTCATGCACGCCGTGCAGGACCAGATCCGCCCCTGGGTGCCGCAGCGTTTCGCGACGCTCGGCGCCGACGGCTTCGGGTTCTCGGACACCCGCCCCGCAGCGCGTCGCTTCTTCAAGATCGACGGGCCGTCGATCGTGGTGCGCACGCTGCAGGCGCTGGCCGATGAGGGCGTCGTGGACCGCGGTCTGTCCGCTCAGGCGATCGAGAAGTACCGCCTGTACGACGTCACCGCGGGCACGAGCGGCAACGCGGGCGGGGAAAGCTGA
- a CDS encoding acyl carrier protein has protein sequence MAYTNDEVLAGLAELITDETGISADEVAMEKSFTDDLDIDSISMMTIVVNAEEKFGVTIPDEEVKNLKTVGDAVTYITSNQA, from the coding sequence ATGGCTTACACGAACGACGAGGTCCTTGCCGGACTTGCCGAACTGATCACCGACGAGACCGGCATCTCCGCCGACGAGGTCGCCATGGAGAAGTCGTTCACCGACGACCTCGACATCGACTCCATCTCGATGATGACGATCGTCGTCAACGCCGAGGAGAAGTTCGGCGTCACCATCCCAGACGAAGAGGTCAAGAACCTCAAGACCGTCGGCGACGCCGTCACCTACATCACGTCCAACCAGGCCTGA
- the def gene encoding peptide deformylase has translation MAVLPIRIMGDPVLHSPASPVEEITDDVRRLVADMFETMDAAPGVGLAAPQVGVALRIYTYNYEDDEGRPWRGVIINPELWMRPLEPGSPDPDAESEGCLSVPGERFPLRRSDEVLVTGTDLEGEPVRIQVDGWRARIMQHEFDHLDGILYVDRLDDGDWKTVQKIARKRGWGRPGVSWMPGVDNLDA, from the coding sequence GTGGCTGTTCTACCGATTCGCATCATGGGCGATCCCGTCCTGCACTCCCCCGCCTCTCCCGTCGAGGAGATCACCGATGACGTCCGGCGCCTCGTCGCCGACATGTTCGAGACGATGGATGCCGCGCCCGGCGTCGGACTCGCCGCCCCACAGGTCGGCGTGGCGCTGCGCATCTACACCTACAACTACGAGGACGACGAGGGCCGCCCCTGGCGCGGCGTCATCATCAACCCTGAGCTCTGGATGCGCCCCCTCGAGCCCGGCTCCCCCGACCCGGACGCCGAGTCGGAAGGGTGTCTGTCCGTCCCCGGCGAGCGGTTCCCGCTCCGTCGCTCCGATGAGGTGCTCGTCACCGGAACCGATCTCGAGGGTGAGCCTGTGCGCATCCAGGTGGACGGCTGGCGCGCCCGGATCATGCAGCACGAGTTCGACCACCTCGACGGCATCCTCTATGTCGACCGCCTCGACGACGGCGACTGGAAGACCGTGCAGAAGATCGCCCGCAAGCGCGGGTGGGGTCGCCCCGGCGTCAGCTGGATGCCGGGCGTCGACAACCTCGACGCCTGA
- a CDS encoding DUF2975 domain-containing protein, producing MGAFVIGALRVVLMLALAGSLFVQVVMVPLLWRDLAGAPEAARIAAVVIVVLGIATLQICAVCIWRLLTMVRRGSVFSRRAFRYVDAMIVAILVGALLIFSLAVLLAPGSVAPGVVGLICGAALVAAGMALVVFVLRMLLIQAVERETEARRLRSELSEVI from the coding sequence ATGGGTGCGTTCGTGATCGGAGCACTTCGAGTGGTGCTGATGCTCGCGCTTGCCGGATCGCTGTTCGTGCAGGTCGTCATGGTGCCGCTGCTCTGGCGCGATCTCGCCGGGGCGCCCGAGGCCGCGCGGATCGCGGCGGTGGTGATCGTCGTGCTCGGCATCGCGACGCTGCAGATCTGCGCCGTGTGCATCTGGCGGCTGCTGACGATGGTGCGGCGGGGGTCGGTGTTCTCCCGGCGCGCCTTCCGCTACGTCGACGCCATGATCGTGGCCATTCTCGTGGGCGCGCTCCTGATCTTCTCCCTCGCGGTGCTGCTGGCACCGGGAAGCGTGGCGCCCGGCGTCGTCGGTCTCATCTGCGGAGCCGCCCTGGTGGCGGCGGGTATGGCCCTGGTGGTCTTCGTGCTGCGGATGCTGCTGATCCAGGCCGTGGAGCGTGAGACCGAGGCGCGTCGGCTGCGCTCCGAGCTCAGCGAGGTGATCTGA
- a CDS encoding helix-turn-helix domain-containing protein: MPIVVDIDVMLARRKMPVAVLAERVGITPANLAVLKNGRAKAVRFTTLEALCEVLDCQPGDLLRWEPDTPPLTSRPEQPARAAAEQR, from the coding sequence ATGCCCATCGTGGTGGACATCGACGTCATGCTCGCGCGGCGCAAGATGCCGGTGGCGGTGCTCGCAGAGCGGGTCGGCATCACTCCGGCGAACCTCGCCGTTCTGAAGAACGGGCGCGCTAAGGCCGTGCGCTTCACGACGCTCGAGGCACTGTGCGAGGTGCTCGACTGCCAGCCGGGTGACCTGCTGCGATGGGAGCCCGATACACCGCCCCTGACCTCCCGTCCGGAGCAGCCCGCGCGAGCCGCCGCCGAGCAGCGCTGA
- a CDS encoding beta-ketoacyl-[acyl-carrier-protein] synthase family protein — protein MSAPRIVVTGIGASSPIGGTAPESWSALLAGASGARTLEYDWVEKYQLPVTFAAQAAVRPDTVLARPVAKRLDPASQFAMVAAMEAWADAGEPEVDPERLGVDFATGIGGVWTLLDAWDTLREKGPRRVLPMTVPMLMPNAAAGNLSLHFGARAYARTVASACASSTESIVNAVEHIRAGYADVVIAGGTESAIHPITIASFASMQALSRRNDDPATASRPASIDRDGFVMGEGAGVLILETEEHAKARGAKIYAVVAGGGVTADSYHITANDPEGVGAARAVTMALAQADASPDEVTHINAHATSTPVGDPNEYQALRKVFGDRVGEIPVSATKASTGHLLGGTGALEAIFTVLALRDRVAPPTINLTEQDPAVPFRLSGQPTPLGDGDQLAISNSFGFGGHNAVAAFRSV, from the coding sequence ATGAGCGCTCCCCGCATCGTCGTCACCGGAATCGGCGCCTCGTCGCCGATCGGCGGCACCGCGCCAGAAAGCTGGTCGGCCCTGCTGGCCGGCGCCTCCGGCGCGCGCACGCTCGAGTACGACTGGGTCGAGAAGTACCAGTTGCCGGTGACGTTCGCCGCGCAGGCCGCCGTGCGGCCCGACACCGTGCTCGCTCGTCCCGTCGCCAAGCGACTCGACCCGGCATCGCAGTTCGCCATGGTCGCGGCGATGGAGGCCTGGGCGGATGCCGGCGAGCCCGAGGTCGACCCCGAGCGCCTCGGCGTTGATTTCGCGACCGGCATCGGCGGGGTGTGGACGCTGCTCGACGCATGGGACACGCTGCGCGAGAAGGGGCCGCGTCGGGTCCTCCCGATGACCGTTCCCATGCTCATGCCCAACGCCGCGGCGGGCAACCTGTCCCTGCACTTCGGCGCCCGCGCCTACGCGCGCACCGTCGCCAGCGCCTGCGCCTCGAGCACCGAGTCGATCGTGAACGCCGTCGAGCACATCCGTGCCGGGTACGCCGATGTGGTGATCGCCGGCGGCACTGAGTCGGCGATCCACCCGATCACGATCGCGTCGTTCGCGTCGATGCAGGCGCTGTCGCGTCGCAACGACGACCCCGCGACGGCGTCGCGCCCGGCGAGCATCGACCGCGACGGCTTCGTCATGGGCGAGGGCGCGGGCGTGCTGATCCTCGAGACCGAGGAGCATGCCAAGGCGCGCGGCGCGAAGATCTACGCCGTCGTGGCCGGCGGCGGAGTGACGGCCGACTCGTACCACATCACCGCCAACGACCCGGAGGGCGTCGGCGCGGCGCGCGCCGTGACGATGGCACTCGCCCAGGCGGATGCTTCCCCCGATGAGGTCACGCACATCAACGCGCATGCCACCTCGACGCCGGTGGGCGACCCCAACGAGTACCAGGCGCTGCGAAAGGTGTTCGGCGACCGCGTGGGCGAGATCCCCGTCTCGGCCACCAAGGCGTCGACCGGCCACCTGCTGGGCGGCACCGGAGCCCTCGAGGCGATCTTCACGGTGCTCGCGCTGCGCGACCGCGTGGCACCGCCGACGATCAACCTCACCGAGCAGGACCCGGCCGTGCCGTTCCGGCTCTCCGGCCAGCCGACGCCCCTCGGCGACGGCGACCAGCTGGCGATCAGCAACTCGTTCGGCTTCGGCGGACACAACGCGGTCGCGGCGTTCCGTTCGGTCTGA